Proteins encoded together in one Orbaceae bacterium lpD01 window:
- a CDS encoding DedA family protein: protein MDTILSLYEAFKSLDYTTLSDPSVLWILYSMLFVILFLENGVLPAAFLPGDSLLFITGILISLDIFHFGLINVVLIAGGACGTWLGYIQGRWLGKTKMVQNWMGHLPTKYHQRAEVLFHKYGLAALFIGRFIPFVRTLLPMLAGLSGLKNIRFHIFNWLSATLWIFLITTAGYLFGLSPLFKAYEKQFMTLFMLIPVFLLVLGLIASLWVVLRRWAITKRAAAKQDKH, encoded by the coding sequence ATGGATACAATTTTATCGTTATATGAAGCATTCAAATCACTCGATTACACTACGTTATCCGATCCCTCGGTGCTTTGGATCCTTTATAGTATGTTATTTGTCATTCTTTTTCTTGAGAATGGTGTATTACCCGCAGCCTTCTTACCCGGCGATAGCTTGTTATTTATTACCGGTATTTTAATTAGTTTAGATATATTTCATTTTGGTTTAATCAATGTGGTGTTGATTGCCGGTGGGGCTTGTGGTACATGGCTCGGCTATATTCAAGGTCGATGGCTAGGAAAAACCAAAATGGTACAAAATTGGATGGGGCACTTACCGACTAAATATCATCAACGCGCTGAGGTACTTTTTCATAAATACGGCTTAGCGGCACTGTTTATCGGTCGTTTTATTCCTTTTGTTCGTACACTGTTACCGATGTTGGCGGGTTTATCAGGTTTAAAAAATATTCGTTTTCATATTTTCAATTGGCTTAGTGCCACTTTGTGGATTTTTCTGATCACAACCGCCGGGTATTTATTTGGTCTGTCTCCGCTATTTAAAGCTTATGAGAAACAGTTTATGACGCTATTTATGTTAATTCCTGTTTTCTTATTAGTATTAGGTCTGATTGCATCATTGTGGGTTGTTTTGAGACGTTGGGCGATAACGAAGAGAGCTGCTGCTAAACAAGATAAACATTAA
- a CDS encoding virulence factor BrkB family protein — protein sequence MNNLLIASDKIKRFLILLWQRMNENRLTTNAASLAYTTILALVPLIAVIFFLLSAFPMFSEVTETIKEFVFDNLVPATKETVQPYLEQFVANSNRMTVIGVCGLIVTSLLLINSIYSTLNSIWRTTRKRSFFYSLTIYWTILTLGPILVGTSLVISSYVFSLQFFSDIDAINLLLRMLPFVLSIISFWLLYSIVPTEPVPVLESVIGAIIAASLFELGKKAFTLYVTSFPTYQLIYGVLASLPLLLIWIYISWCIVLFGAEFAATLTAFRKNRQRNSDHQELTK from the coding sequence ATGAATAATTTGTTAATTGCATCTGATAAAATTAAGCGTTTTTTGATTTTACTGTGGCAGCGCATGAATGAAAATAGGCTAACGACTAATGCCGCAAGTCTTGCCTACACCACGATTCTTGCTTTAGTGCCGCTGATTGCCGTTATCTTCTTCCTATTATCCGCATTTCCGATGTTTAGCGAAGTGACTGAAACAATAAAAGAATTTGTTTTTGATAACTTAGTACCCGCTACCAAAGAGACCGTACAGCCCTATCTGGAGCAGTTTGTCGCTAATTCTAATAGAATGACGGTCATTGGCGTATGTGGACTTATCGTCACGTCATTATTATTAATTAACTCTATTTATAGCACTTTGAACTCAATCTGGCGTACCACTCGCAAACGCTCTTTTTTCTATAGCTTAACCATCTACTGGACAATTTTAACACTGGGTCCCATTTTGGTCGGTACTAGTCTGGTTATCAGCTCTTATGTATTTTCATTACAATTTTTCTCTGATATTGATGCTATTAATCTATTACTGAGAATGCTGCCTTTTGTGCTCTCTATCATCAGTTTCTGGCTGCTGTATAGTATCGTGCCAACAGAACCGGTGCCTGTTTTAGAATCAGTGATTGGTGCCATTATCGCGGCTTCACTATTTGAACTAGGTAAGAAAGCGTTTACCCTTTATGTGACCTCTTTTCCAACTTATCAACTTATCTACGGTGTGCTTGCGTCATTACCGTTACTCTTGATTTGGATTTATATATCTTGGTGTATCGTCTTATTTGGCGCTGAATTTGCCGCGACACTAACGGCATTTAGAAAAAACCGCCAACGCAACAGTGACCATCAAGAGCTGACAAAATGA
- the dtd gene encoding D-aminoacyl-tRNA deacylase, whose product MIALIQRVKQASVQVDNQIIGAINYGLLVFLGVEKEDNEEKSARLCERVMGYRIFNDLDGKMNLNVQQVGGSVLVVSQFTLAADTQKGMRPSFSRGAAPDEAERLYQHFIHQCIQKDILTQTGQFAADMQISLINDGPVTFWLQV is encoded by the coding sequence ATGATTGCTTTAATACAACGCGTTAAGCAAGCCAGTGTTCAAGTGGACAACCAAATTATCGGCGCAATCAACTATGGTTTACTCGTTTTTCTCGGTGTGGAAAAAGAAGATAATGAAGAAAAATCAGCACGTCTGTGTGAACGGGTTATGGGTTATCGGATATTTAATGATCTTGACGGAAAAATGAATCTGAATGTGCAGCAGGTCGGCGGTAGCGTATTGGTTGTTTCACAATTTACTCTGGCGGCTGATACCCAAAAAGGGATGCGACCCAGTTTTTCGCGAGGCGCTGCACCAGATGAGGCTGAGCGACTATACCAGCATTTTATCCACCAATGTATCCAGAAAGATATACTGACACAAACAGGCCAATTTGCTGCCGATATGCAAATCTCGTTAATCAATGATGGTCCCGTGACGTTTTGGTTACAGGTATAA
- a CDS encoding rod shape-determining protein, translated as MLKKIRGLFSNDLSIDLGTANTLIYVKGQGIVLNEPSVVAIRQDRSGTPKSVAAVGQAAKQMLGRTPGNIAAIRPMKDGVIADFSVTEKMLQYFIRQVHSHSFLRPSPRVLVCVPVGATQVERRAIRESALGAGAREVYLIEEPMAAAIGADLPVSEPSGSMVVDIGGGTTEVAVISLNGVVYSASARIGGDRFDEAIINYVRRNYGALIGEATAERIKHAIGSAYPGDEVLEIEVRGRNLAEGVPRSFTLNSNEILEALQEPLSGIVSAVKVALEQCPPELASDISEHGMVLTGGGALLRNLDKLLAVETGIHVVIADDPLTCVARGGGKALEMIDMHGGDLFSED; from the coding sequence ATGTTAAAAAAAATTCGAGGTCTATTCTCAAACGATTTATCTATCGACCTGGGTACTGCGAATACGCTTATTTATGTAAAAGGTCAGGGAATTGTATTAAATGAACCTTCAGTTGTTGCGATTAGACAAGATCGTTCTGGAACGCCTAAAAGTGTTGCCGCTGTGGGTCAAGCTGCAAAGCAGATGTTAGGTCGAACGCCGGGTAATATTGCCGCGATTCGTCCAATGAAAGATGGTGTGATAGCCGATTTTTCCGTTACTGAAAAAATGTTACAGTATTTTATTCGTCAAGTTCATAGTCACAGTTTTTTAAGACCAAGTCCACGCGTATTAGTCTGTGTGCCTGTTGGGGCAACGCAGGTTGAACGACGCGCTATTCGTGAATCAGCATTGGGCGCGGGAGCCAGAGAGGTTTATCTGATTGAAGAACCGATGGCAGCAGCTATTGGTGCTGATTTACCGGTTTCAGAGCCAAGTGGGTCAATGGTGGTCGATATTGGTGGTGGTACAACAGAAGTAGCTGTTATCTCTCTTAACGGTGTAGTCTATTCAGCCTCTGCGCGTATTGGTGGTGATCGTTTTGATGAAGCTATTATTAACTATGTTCGTCGTAATTACGGCGCATTAATCGGTGAAGCAACCGCTGAACGTATCAAACATGCGATTGGTTCCGCTTATCCTGGTGATGAAGTATTAGAGATTGAAGTGCGCGGTCGCAATTTAGCTGAAGGTGTACCAAGAAGCTTCACTTTAAATTCAAATGAGATTTTGGAAGCATTGCAAGAACCATTAAGTGGTATTGTGAGTGCTGTGAAAGTTGCTTTAGAGCAATGTCCGCCAGAATTGGCCTCTGATATTTCTGAACATGGCATGGTGCTTACTGGTGGTGGTGCCTTATTACGTAATTTAGATAAATTATTGGCGGTTGAAACCGGTATCCATGTTGTGATTGCTGATGATCCGTTAACCTGTGTGGCGCGTGGTGGTGGTAAAGCACTCGAAATGATAGATATGCACGGCGGTGATTTGTTTAGTGAAGATTAA
- the mreD gene encoding rod shape-determining protein MreD, with the protein MNNRPAHNRWLVWLLLLIGILLQLMPWTSSIYGIEPNWLLLILVYWHIALPHRFGIGTAFIIGLILDLLSGSVLGIHTFAFSVVAYLSLFNFQLIRNLALWQQLIVIILLSICYEFCLFIIEILINHSIMISPISLVSCIVNGVLWPLNFLFMRMIRKRFWIS; encoded by the coding sequence ATGAATAATCGACCGGCCCATAATCGATGGCTTGTTTGGCTGTTACTATTAATTGGCATATTATTACAACTCATGCCATGGACCTCCTCTATTTATGGTATTGAGCCTAATTGGTTGTTATTAATCTTAGTCTATTGGCATATTGCTTTGCCACACCGTTTTGGTATTGGTACGGCCTTTATTATCGGTCTTATTCTTGATCTTTTATCTGGCTCAGTATTAGGCATACACACTTTTGCGTTCTCGGTTGTGGCTTACTTATCGCTATTTAATTTTCAGTTGATTCGAAATTTAGCGTTATGGCAGCAGTTAATTGTGATTATTTTATTATCGATTTGTTATGAATTCTGTCTTTTTATTATTGAAATTCTGATTAATCATTCGATTATGATTTCGCCGATATCACTGGTTTCTTGCATTGTGAATGGTGTATTGTGGCCGTTAAACTTTTTATTTATGAGAATGATCAGAAAACGTTTTTGGATTAGTTAA
- the rng gene encoding ribonuclease G: MSIELLMNVTPSETRVAYIEDGILKEIHVDRESKRGIVGNIYKGKIIRILPGMQAAFVDIGLDKAAFLHASDIMPHTECVADAEQKQFQVKDISELVRQGQDIMVQVVKDPIGTKGARLTTDITLPSRYLVFMPGASHVGTSQRIDSEQERERLKSIVDSYCDELGGFIVRTAAECANSQELEQDAILLKRLWRKIQERVARPGSKCLIYGELALAQRVLRDFVGAPIDRILVDSRLTYDLLNEFIAEFMPEVANKLELYRGSLPIFDLYDTENEVQRALERKVKLKSGGYLIIDQTEAMTTIDINTGAFVGHRNLEETIFNTNIEATIAIARQLRLRNLGGIIIIDFIDMQEELHRERVLQSLNEALQKDRAKTTINHFSTLGLVEMTRKRTRESLEHILCEECPSCKGRGRVKSVETVCFEILREIVRVHKAHHSEYFLVYASTAVANTLSTHESHALAEVEVFVGKRVVVKVEPLYIQEQFDVVLM; this comes from the coding sequence ATGTCAATAGAACTATTAATGAATGTGACCCCATCGGAAACTCGTGTAGCTTATATTGAAGATGGTATATTAAAAGAGATACACGTCGATCGCGAATCTAAACGTGGTATTGTGGGTAATATTTATAAAGGTAAAATTATTCGAATTTTGCCAGGGATGCAAGCAGCTTTTGTCGATATTGGATTAGATAAAGCTGCGTTTTTGCATGCCTCGGATATCATGCCACATACGGAATGTGTGGCGGATGCTGAACAGAAGCAGTTTCAGGTTAAAGATATTTCTGAGTTGGTTCGTCAAGGCCAAGATATCATGGTGCAAGTTGTTAAAGATCCCATTGGCACAAAAGGCGCAAGACTCACAACCGATATTACTTTACCATCTCGCTATCTTGTTTTTATGCCGGGCGCTTCTCATGTTGGGACTTCACAACGGATTGATAGTGAGCAGGAGCGTGAGCGTCTGAAATCTATTGTTGATAGCTATTGTGATGAGCTGGGTGGCTTTATTGTCCGAACCGCAGCTGAATGTGCTAATTCACAAGAACTAGAGCAAGATGCCATCTTATTAAAACGATTATGGCGTAAAATTCAGGAACGTGTTGCCCGACCTGGTAGTAAATGTCTAATTTATGGTGAACTGGCTTTAGCACAACGAGTGCTGCGCGATTTTGTTGGTGCGCCGATTGATCGTATATTAGTTGATTCTCGCTTAACCTATGATTTGCTTAACGAATTTATTGCTGAATTTATGCCTGAAGTCGCCAATAAGTTAGAACTTTATCGGGGTAGTCTGCCTATTTTTGATCTGTATGATACTGAAAATGAGGTGCAGCGTGCGCTTGAGCGAAAAGTAAAATTAAAATCAGGCGGCTATTTAATTATTGATCAAACAGAAGCGATGACAACCATTGATATCAATACCGGTGCGTTTGTTGGACATCGTAACTTAGAAGAGACGATCTTTAACACGAATATTGAAGCAACGATTGCAATTGCAAGGCAGCTACGTCTGCGAAATTTAGGCGGCATTATTATTATTGACTTTATCGATATGCAAGAAGAATTGCATCGAGAACGCGTATTACAGTCATTAAATGAGGCGTTACAAAAAGATAGAGCAAAAACGACGATTAACCACTTTTCGACACTTGGTTTAGTCGAGATGACACGCAAACGAACAAGAGAGAGTCTTGAGCATATCTTGTGTGAAGAGTGTCCTAGTTGTAAAGGTCGAGGCCGGGTTAAATCTGTTGAAACGGTCTGTTTTGAAATTTTGCGTGAAATTGTTCGCGTCCACAAAGCGCATCATTCGGAATACTTTTTAGTTTATGCGTCAACCGCTGTTGCAAATACCCTATCCACACATGAGTCTCATGCGTTAGCTGAAGTTGAAGTCTTTGTTGGTAAACGGGTTGTGGTAAAAGTTGAGCCGCTTTATATTCAGGAACAATTTGATGTGGTTTTAATGTAG
- the tldD gene encoding metalloprotease TldD yields the protein MTFAKVSEHLLAANNIRTEDLGNLLDTIYQRRIDYGDIYFQSTYNEFWSLEDGMIKNAAYHNEQGVGIRAILEEKTGFAYSGQLDLNRLIECAVAARSISDADGICIAPPLNAVQYSSIYPAINPLSLYAQQDKITLLHAVDTLARSLDSRVKDVRASLTGDYEEVLIAATDGTLATDIRPLVRLSVTVLVEHDNQRESGSCGGGGRFKYQTFTEKNPLTGESLYETYTRNAVHLALTNLFAMPAPAGSMPVVLGAGWPAVLLHEAVGHGLEGDFNRKGSSVFSGKIGQQVTSPLCTIIDDGTLQGLRGSISVDDEGVPSQSTTLIENGVLKNYMFDKLNAKLFGTCSTGNGRRESYSSLPIPRMTNTYMLAGESTFDDIVSSVDYGIYAPNFSGGQVDITSGKFVFSTSEAYLIEKGKITQPVKGATLIGSGIEAMQGISMVGNNLAFDKGVGVCGKDGQSVPVGVGQPTVKVDSLTVGGTLSAK from the coding sequence ATGACGTTTGCGAAAGTATCTGAACACTTATTAGCTGCTAATAATATACGTACTGAGGATTTGGGTAATTTACTTGATACGATATATCAACGCCGTATTGATTACGGCGATATCTATTTCCAGTCAACCTATAATGAATTCTGGTCACTAGAAGATGGCATGATCAAAAATGCTGCCTATCATAATGAGCAGGGCGTTGGTATTCGAGCTATTCTGGAAGAGAAAACCGGATTTGCTTATAGTGGTCAACTTGATTTAAATCGGTTGATTGAGTGTGCTGTTGCCGCAAGAAGCATTTCTGATGCCGATGGCATCTGTATTGCGCCGCCCCTTAATGCGGTGCAATATTCATCTATATATCCGGCGATCAACCCTTTATCACTTTACGCACAGCAGGATAAAATTACTTTATTGCATGCAGTAGATACTTTAGCCCGTTCATTAGATTCTCGCGTTAAGGATGTGCGAGCTAGTTTAACTGGTGATTACGAAGAGGTCTTAATTGCGGCAACAGATGGTACTTTAGCCACGGATATTAGACCGTTAGTTCGTTTATCGGTGACCGTTCTTGTTGAGCATGATAACCAGCGAGAAAGCGGTAGTTGTGGCGGTGGCGGTCGTTTTAAATACCAAACATTTACTGAAAAAAATCCATTGACCGGTGAGTCGTTATACGAAACTTATACACGTAATGCGGTACATTTAGCATTAACCAATTTGTTTGCAATGCCGGCACCAGCCGGTAGTATGCCAGTCGTATTAGGTGCTGGTTGGCCAGCAGTACTATTACATGAAGCGGTCGGACATGGATTAGAGGGCGACTTTAATCGCAAAGGTTCCTCTGTCTTTAGTGGTAAAATTGGCCAGCAGGTGACATCACCTTTATGTACGATTATAGATGATGGAACTTTACAAGGTTTGCGTGGCTCTATCTCTGTTGACGATGAAGGCGTACCAAGTCAATCAACTACGCTCATTGAAAATGGCGTTTTGAAGAACTATATGTTTGATAAGCTTAATGCTAAATTATTTGGCACCTGCTCTACTGGTAATGGCCGACGTGAAAGTTATTCATCGCTGCCAATCCCGCGTATGACCAATACCTATATGCTGGCGGGTGAATCCACTTTTGATGATATTGTGAGTAGTGTTGATTACGGTATTTATGCCCCTAATTTTTCGGGTGGTCAGGTTGATATTACCTCGGGTAAGTTTGTATTTTCAACATCAGAAGCTTATTTGATTGAAAAAGGAAAGATTACGCAACCAGTCAAAGGTGCAACCTTAATTGGCTCAGGGATTGAAGCAATGCAAGGTATTTCCATGGTGGGTAATAATCTCGCTTTCGATAAAGGTGTTGGCGTTTGTGGTAAAGATGGACAAAGTGTACCTGTTGGGGTCGGACAACCAACAGTCAAAGTTGATAGCCTTACGGTTGGCGGTACCTTGAGTGCCAAATAA
- a CDS encoding GntR family transcriptional regulator → MIKASNMTGNISFQEMKQQLHAETACPLYIQLAFLLEKAIKTKSFPNHFLPVERDLAKNLAISRVTVSKSLSILENKKLISRKQGLGTRILFEQNNPLRYRGFNSSLTSLDEVTTIEWLLRQRMKASDEIAKYIEQPQNSEIAYLKLLRLANGQPISLEYIYAPLKFLSNPEIFDGALHEYWNERGFHLAQKYYRIKAIACDMESAIFLNVAKDSAVLKMTEITRNQFNEVLQVKIAITISDLYEYEFAS, encoded by the coding sequence ATGATTAAAGCGTCAAATATGACAGGGAATATCAGTTTTCAAGAGATGAAGCAACAATTACATGCAGAAACCGCTTGTCCTCTTTATATTCAGTTAGCCTTTCTTTTAGAAAAAGCCATCAAAACGAAGTCTTTTCCTAATCATTTTTTACCTGTTGAACGCGACTTGGCGAAAAATTTGGCTATTTCTCGCGTAACGGTCAGTAAATCTTTATCTATTTTAGAAAATAAAAAACTGATTAGTCGTAAGCAGGGATTAGGGACGAGAATCTTATTTGAACAGAACAATCCCCTTCGTTATCGAGGATTTAACTCTTCGTTGACCAGTCTGGATGAGGTAACCACTATTGAGTGGTTATTAAGGCAGCGAATGAAAGCCAGTGATGAAATCGCTAAATATATCGAGCAACCACAAAATAGCGAGATTGCCTATTTAAAGTTACTGCGTTTAGCTAATGGTCAACCAATCAGCTTAGAATATATTTATGCGCCACTCAAATTTTTATCTAATCCTGAGATTTTTGATGGTGCACTTCATGAATACTGGAATGAACGTGGTTTTCATTTAGCTCAAAAATACTATCGAATAAAGGCTATCGCTTGTGATATGGAGAGTGCTATTTTTCTTAATGTAGCTAAAGATTCTGCCGTATTGAAAATGACTGAGATTACGCGTAATCAATTTAATGAAGTGCTACAAGTAAAAATCGCGATCACAATTAGTGATCTGTATGAGTATGAATTTGCGAGTTAA
- the pgk gene encoding phosphoglycerate kinase translates to MAIIKMADLDLKGKRIFIRSDLNVPVKDGKVTSDARIRASLPTIELAIKQGAKVMVTSHLGRPTEGEYDEAFSLQPVVDYLKAHVSFPVRLVKDYIDGVDVKDGELVVLENVRFNKGEKKDDEALSKKYAALCDIYVMDAFGTAHRAQASTHGVGKFAPVACAGPLLSAELEALGKALSNPARPMIAIVGGSKVSTKLTVLDSLSKIADQLVVGGGIANTFIAAAGYNVGKSLYEADLIPEAKRLMEKCHIPVPTDVRVATEFSETAPATLKSVKDVQDNEQILDLGDDSAQVLADIIKNAKTILWNGPVGVFEFPNFRHGTEVVSKAIAESAGFSIAGGGDTLAAIDLFNIEDKVSYISTGGGAFLEFVEGKELPAVSMLEARAKA, encoded by the coding sequence ATGGCAATCATTAAAATGGCCGATCTTGATCTTAAAGGCAAGCGTATATTTATTCGTTCAGATCTGAATGTTCCAGTTAAAGATGGTAAGGTTACATCAGATGCACGTATCCGTGCTTCACTACCGACAATTGAACTTGCGATTAAGCAGGGTGCGAAAGTTATGGTCACTTCTCATCTGGGTCGTCCGACTGAAGGTGAATATGATGAAGCTTTTTCACTACAACCTGTTGTAGACTATTTAAAAGCACACGTGAGCTTCCCAGTTCGTTTAGTTAAAGACTATATTGATGGTGTTGATGTCAAAGATGGTGAGCTGGTTGTGCTGGAAAATGTGCGTTTCAATAAAGGCGAAAAGAAAGACGATGAAGCACTATCTAAAAAATATGCAGCATTATGTGATATTTATGTGATGGATGCCTTTGGTACTGCGCATCGTGCTCAAGCCTCAACACATGGTGTGGGTAAATTTGCACCTGTAGCATGTGCGGGCCCATTATTATCAGCAGAATTAGAGGCTTTAGGTAAGGCGCTAAGTAATCCAGCAAGACCGATGATCGCAATTGTTGGTGGATCTAAAGTATCAACTAAATTAACTGTACTAGATTCGCTGTCAAAAATTGCTGATCAACTTGTTGTTGGTGGTGGCATTGCAAATACGTTTATTGCGGCTGCGGGCTATAACGTCGGTAAATCACTTTATGAAGCTGATCTGATTCCTGAAGCAAAACGTTTAATGGAAAAGTGTCATATTCCAGTCCCAACCGATGTCCGTGTTGCCACTGAGTTTAGTGAAACTGCGCCAGCAACATTAAAATCAGTTAAAGATGTGCAGGATAATGAACAAATTCTTGATTTAGGTGATGATTCAGCCCAAGTGCTTGCGGATATTATCAAAAATGCTAAAACCATTTTATGGAATGGTCCAGTTGGTGTATTTGAGTTCCCTAATTTCCGTCATGGTACAGAAGTTGTGTCTAAAGCGATCGCTGAGAGCGCTGGTTTTTCTATTGCAGGTGGTGGTGATACCTTAGCCGCGATTGATCTGTTCAATATTGAAGATAAAGTCTCTTATATCTCAACGGGTGGCGGAGCTTTCCTTGAATTTGTTGAAGGTAAAGAGCTACCTGCGGTCTCTATGTTAGAAGCACGCGCTAAAGCATAA
- the mreC gene encoding rod shape-determining protein MreC encodes MKLLFSKGAPPGVQLFLALFISIALMVLDLHYHSFRYVRYYLDTAVSPLYYVSNSPLAAFDAMREMSKTRVSLIDENITLRNTLRTKNSDLQLLEQLKRENDELRKLLVSPLRRDEYKMVAQVLLANSNPYSYQIVLNKGDKNGVYTGQPVLDEQGIVGQVFSTSETTSRAILICDYQHAIPVKILRNDMSMVAVGNGCSNNLILDFLPNNVDIKVGDELVSSGLDGRFPEGYPVAKVASVNVDPHSANLVVQATPTADLKRLRYLLLLWTKDRLPSSDNQMQVQHDAHADTTTEIKTNE; translated from the coding sequence ATGAAACTCCTTTTTTCTAAAGGAGCACCACCTGGTGTTCAGCTATTTCTTGCATTATTTATCTCTATTGCCTTGATGGTGCTAGATCTTCACTATCACTCTTTCCGTTATGTTCGTTATTATCTCGATACGGCTGTGAGTCCTTTGTACTATGTGTCAAATAGTCCACTGGCCGCATTTGATGCTATGCGTGAAATGTCTAAGACGCGGGTATCATTGATTGATGAGAATATCACCTTACGTAATACGCTGCGAACCAAAAACAGCGATTTACAGCTTCTTGAGCAACTTAAACGTGAAAATGATGAATTACGTAAATTACTCGTTTCACCGCTGCGTCGTGATGAGTACAAGATGGTTGCGCAAGTTCTACTCGCTAACAGCAATCCCTATTCTTATCAAATTGTGTTAAACAAAGGTGATAAAAATGGTGTTTATACGGGACAGCCGGTACTGGATGAACAAGGTATTGTTGGACAGGTTTTTTCAACTTCCGAAACTACTAGTAGAGCGATTTTAATTTGTGACTATCAACACGCCATTCCAGTTAAAATATTGCGTAATGATATGTCAATGGTTGCTGTGGGGAATGGTTGTAGTAATAATTTAATCTTAGATTTTCTTCCCAATAATGTCGATATCAAAGTTGGCGATGAGTTAGTCTCTTCTGGTTTAGATGGCCGTTTTCCTGAGGGATATCCTGTTGCGAAGGTTGCTTCTGTTAATGTCGACCCCCATAGCGCTAACTTAGTTGTTCAGGCAACACCTACAGCAGATTTAAAACGTTTACGTTACCTTTTATTACTTTGGACTAAAGACCGATTACCTTCATCGGATAACCAGATGCAAGTCCAACATGACGCGCACGCTGATACCACCACAGAGATAAAGACAAATGAATAA
- a CDS encoding SPOR domain-containing protein has protein sequence MAQRDYVRKKKGSSKQNHSRVIPKLMMVIGIILIVLFVAILYVISKNRSDSKPVTNVQKPVSKPEVLLPEKPQERWAYLKQLENPDGEKDIRPQNQTTASEREQILNSFRNEASSSNSVKPAGNKTAQVSAPSKTVETTPPKSSTNTKWAIQCGAFKDKSNAESQRARIAMSGIESKVQSASLYRVIVGSEYGSKAQAETIVAQLKHNGINNCIISNK, from the coding sequence ATGGCTCAGCGTGATTATGTGAGAAAAAAGAAAGGAAGCTCTAAGCAAAACCACTCCCGTGTTATTCCTAAATTGATGATGGTAATTGGCATCATTCTGATTGTGCTTTTTGTCGCAATATTATACGTCATCTCTAAAAATAGATCAGACAGTAAACCAGTTACGAACGTTCAAAAACCGGTATCTAAACCCGAAGTCTTATTGCCGGAAAAACCACAAGAGCGATGGGCTTATCTAAAACAGCTAGAGAATCCAGACGGCGAGAAAGATATTCGTCCGCAAAATCAAACCACCGCCAGCGAACGAGAACAAATTTTAAATTCATTTCGAAATGAAGCCTCATCATCAAATTCAGTAAAACCAGCTGGAAATAAGACAGCCCAAGTTTCTGCACCGTCAAAAACAGTTGAAACGACACCACCGAAATCATCAACAAACACAAAATGGGCGATTCAGTGTGGCGCCTTCAAAGATAAAAGTAATGCCGAGTCACAACGGGCTCGAATTGCCATGTCAGGGATAGAAAGTAAGGTGCAATCAGCTTCACTCTATCGAGTCATCGTGGGTTCAGAGTATGGCAGTAAAGCCCAGGCAGAAACGATTGTCGCTCAGCTCAAGCATAACGGTATAAATAACTGTATTATTAGTAATAAATAA
- the rpsT gene encoding 30S ribosomal protein S20 — MANIKSAKKRAVQSEKRRKHNASRRSMMRTYIKKVYAAVAAGDKETALAAFKDMQVVVDRQAARGLVHKNKAARHKSNLTKQINALA, encoded by the coding sequence TTGGCTAATATCAAATCAGCTAAGAAACGTGCTGTCCAATCAGAGAAGCGTCGTAAGCATAATGCAAGCCGTCGCTCCATGATGCGTACTTATATCAAAAAAGTATACGCAGCGGTTGCAGCAGGTGATAAAGAAACAGCATTAGCAGCATTTAAAGACATGCAAGTCGTTGTTGACCGTCAGGCAGCACGTGGTTTAGTTCATAAGAACAAAGCAGCACGTCATAAATCTAATTTAACAAAACAAATTAATGCATTAGCTTAA